One window of the Eucalyptus grandis isolate ANBG69807.140 chromosome 8, ASM1654582v1, whole genome shotgun sequence genome contains the following:
- the LOC104415736 gene encoding uncharacterized protein LOC104415736 — MCAARARHSMELHCLEKSGSQITKKLIYCADHRRFDSQEVDYNYVVVINKGQKSIKYVSVNLVYMDGDPLLEEIFRKEKWYLLLKTTSLFACYALVGRKCCICHYTFHLFLEMEDMIKRDKYNDLYSQMFFVFSLP, encoded by the exons ATGTGTGCTGCAAGAGCAAGACACAGCATGGAA TTACACTGCCTGGAGAAGAGTGGGAGTCAAATAACAAAGAAGTTGATATATTGCGCCGATCATAG AAGGTTCGACAGCCAAGAGGTTGATTATAACTATGTCGTGGTCATTAACAA AGGACAGAAAAGCATCAAATATGTTTCGGTAAATCTAGTATACATGGATGGGGACCCTTTGCTCGAAGAAATATTCAGGAAGGAGAAATGGTACCTTCTTCTGAAAACTACCTCATTATTTGCATGTTATGCTTTAGTTGGACGGAAATGCTGTATTTGTCAttatacttttcatttattcttgGAAATGGAGGACATGATAAAAAGAGACAAGTACAACGATTTATATTCTCAAAtgtttttcgttttttcatTACCATAA